CTAGCCAATTTAACTGATATCGATTGGTGACATAAGAGAAGCACGGAAATATTTAAACACACCCTGCGTCGAGATCTAAACTTTTTTTGTAACTTTTTGGAACATTTTCTTGAAATCCGAATATTCTTAGAAGCAAAAAACATTTTTTCTAAatgtaattttttttggaattacgAACAGTTTTTGAAAAACAGTTTCTTTTtgaaaatgtgaaccatttttaaAGCCCTGGATTTTTTTGAAGCGCAAACACTTTTTGGAAAAGAAGAACTAATTGttgaaaacatgattttttttaaacatgAACGAAATTTCTAAAGTAAGAGTAAATTCTCCCATTTTGAAGTTTTTTAGTAAGTGTTGGCATTTCAAAATATCGTTCAGGTTTCTAAATTTGTTCCCACTTGTTCAAAGTATGTGTATGTTTTAAAATTCTTCATGTTTTGAAAAGTTGTTCTCACTTTATTTTTTTTTCAggtttcaaaaaatgttggtgttttgaaaattttgttcatgtttaaaaaatggttcatgtataaaaaatattcagGGATTTCAAAAATGGTTCACGTTTGAAAATTTGTTTGTGTTAGAAAGAAATCGTAATTCCAAAAATTCTTCACATTTTTTCAAAACATGTTTGGAATTTTAAAACCTGATTTTCACTGTTAAGTATATTCGGATTTCAAAATCGTTGATTACTTTCAAGAAAAAATATTCCGAATTGTTTTCGAATCACAATGCTAAGTAGACTAGTTAAATATTTACTTGATTCACTTTGTACCAAGTTTTGCAGCGTCAGATCTCAAGTTCGATTCCCGCTGAGTCTTgtcttttttggtatttttttgacgGGTATTTTCTAAGTCAAAGGAAAAACACGCTACACGCttggtgggccggcccagtcaccAATGATCCCGGCTCAACCTGCTGCCCCCGTCGAAAAATCCCATCGAAAACCAGCCCAAGGTttaaaatagactaggattagaaaGTTCGGTGTGCCAATTTCAGGGATTTGAAGTTCAAGGTTTGATTTAGCTTTCATCTACAAGTTGAAGGTCTGTTTTGGACTTTTCCCTTAAAAAAACGGCATTAGGAGAGACCAAAATTGACAGCTCCTTTTGTATTTACAACAGAAGTGTCACAAGGCACAAATCACGAAGTTCAAAACTCAAAGAAAAACATATGCCACGGTCACAGCATTGTTCTGTTTACACACGCGACGCTTGAATCCAATGTACACTTGGGGGTAGCTTAACAAGACAGTAATAAATGTGAGACATGCAACAAGAATATTTACCACGCGATCAGACAGGAAAACGAGACCATCCATGCAGAAAGGACAATACCGGCACGACCGGGAGCCAGCGCTCGATCAGGGGTCCTCGGCGATGCGCGCCAGGTGCGGGTGCCACGACGTGGCGTGGCTGCCGGTGCTCATGCGCCtccggtgctgctgctgctgctgctggcgacCTTCGACGGCGGCCGTGGCCGCGCTGCCTTCCGACTTGCTGCGGACGTGGAGCCGATGGTGGCGATGGTGCCGAGGGCCCTCCTCGGCGGCGGCGCCGGGACTCGGCTCGCGCTTGGTCTTTGTCTTCTTCTTGGCGTCGGCGGGCACGGAGGCGGCCGGGAGGAGGAAGTAGATCTCGCCGCGCTCCAGCTCGGCCTCGGGCGACACGATGATGACGATCCGCGGCCCGCCCTGCTGCCTGGACCCGCAGGGCCTGCTGAGCACGTGGTTCGGgtgcgccgccaggacctccccggcgAGCACGGCCCGGCCGTACTCGTCGACGCGGCCGCTGAGGTGCACGATCCGGACCAGGTCCAGCGCGCCGCACGGCAGCACGCACGCCAGGCAGCACCTCAGGCTGTTCCCCATTCGATCAGCTCAGGGTTGCTGCCCGCGTAGCTAGCTAGGCGCCTAGCCACCTTCCTCTCCCTTTCGCTCTTCTCTGTGTGGATACTATCTCTCTCTTCTATGGTGGCGTGATGTGACGACCGGAGACGCATATAAAGAGGAGATAGGATCGACGAGGAGGCCAAGAAGAATAATGGTCACAGTTTGGTGAGAGAGGTGCCAGCAGTATTAAATCTAGCGAGGGCCACTGATGATCAGCATCactcatgcatgtgtgtgtgcttgtCGTCCTGGCCGGCCTTATGTACATCTAGATCCTTAACGACCGAGTACTAATGCTCACGCTTACGCATCCAACACTAATCAGTGCACAAGGAAGGAGCTAGTTAGCTAGCCCCATGGCCATGTTCCATCATAATTTTTTTCTCAGCTAGAAATCAGTTGCCTTTTTATTTATATATATTTTTCTCCTCGGTCGACCGATGGATCGATCCGTTGAGGGGCACAATAATGGCACAGCACACTGACGCGCACGTACAGCCATGCTGCCTTGCTGTACCGCTTGGTTGTATGCGCTCGTCTCATGAGTGCTGCCTGCAAGCCAGTGTGAATCCACAATTGGATATGGGGGGTTTTGTTGGGAACAATGATCGATTCATTATTCGGCATGCTTTGCTTGATGATTGTTCGTCTGGTGGATCGATCGCCCAATGGTTTCTTCGCGTAGCTACCGAGTCCGGCCGTGCGTACGTGCAACGCCTTTCTCACGAGGAAGCTGGCGGGAAATGCTTTTGGTGCGCATACGTGCAAGACCTACCCAACCAGAGAGAGCCACGTGTACAACAGCCATAGGAGTACATGCTTTTTAGTGTGGTTTTGATTATTTATTTTCTAAAAAGGAGGATAACCCCGCTCTCTGCATCAGGATGACGCGCACGATCATATATTATTAAGAATGCAAAATCCAGTAGCCGAATAATATTGACCGAAAATAAAGCGAAAAGAAGGTTGCATGCCTCGTGACAGTAACTCCACCAGATAAACACTAACCCTATATCACAAGATGACACCAAAACCAAAAAATACACAACTCCTAGGCAACACCTTCGAGAAGAAATTGCCGCACGGCCCGCACATGTGCCGATGATGGCCAGTCCAACACAAGGTTGAACTCCGGATTCTCATCCCTAAAGGCAAGTTTCAACGCAAGGTCGTGGCACAGGCGCACGTCGGCATAGCCTAATCCAAGATCTTGTGTTTTTACCAGAGTGCATAAACCCGTCGTTATTCCTTATTCGGCTACTGATGCCTCGATAACGGATAGCTCTGAAGAAGACACCAGAAGACAAAGACATCCCATACTGCCCGCCTCCCGCCACTGTCGCACCACCTTCGATCCAGCAGCAACAGACTAAACATGGCACCTCCGCCAGAGCCACCGTGCATCACCTGCCGGTAGCAGGCATGACTTGACGCCTCCGCATGAGACGTCGTGTGTAGCATCCGCCAGCGGCTTCACCTACCGGTGATAGGCATTGCTCGACGTCTCCAGAAGACACCCATGCATTACCTGCCGAGCCGCATTGAACTCGATCTGCTGATGGAGTGGGTGTCCCATACCGCCACCAGCCTTAGAAAAGCCTTCATCACATCAAGATCTAGTCTCCGAGTCGCCCACACGACAAGGGAGTCTGCCACCATCGAAGAAGAGGGTCTGCCGCCCCGATTCCGGGCACTGCATGGAGCACCCACCGTCGCGACAACCATTGTCGTCACCCATACAACGGCAACCGCCGCCGCAATTGTCAGATCTGGGCACCAAGTCCCGAATCCCTCGCGCGCCGCCCCAAGGTCAGCCGTGCCCGACCggtcgccgtcgtgctgacgagcaGGCCACCACCATATCCGTCGCCCGGGTCGCCGCCCTGGAATCCGCCGTAGCGCATCGAGCAAGGCACACCGGCCCGGTCAGATCTAACAGGAGGCCACACCCGCATGCATCCGGTCCTCCATCAGGCCCTCCATGGCGCCCCTCCACACCATTGCAACCAAAAGGCTCAGCAGCCACCCAAAGCCGTCGGCCCAAATTGGCCGCTGCCCGGCATGGCCCCGATCTTCGCCGCGCCTCCACGTGCAAGGAGGTCTCGCACCACCCGAAGGAGGACCCCCGCCATAGGAGTACATGTTTTTTAGTGTGGTTTTGATAATCCTCAACTATACAAATTTTATGCGTCGGTATATTCTGAATGGAAGAGAAGGCATTTTTTGAGGCCGAGAGAGGGTGTCGTGACGAGCAACAACGATGCTCGGGAACATCGGCAATGCCGAAATAGGAGTGAGCCGGAGCTGGCGACGACACAACGTCACAGGCAAAGGTGACTCTTTGATTTGACAGATGCCAGTCGTTGATTAGGATGAAGGGGTTGTTCCAACCCTCTATTGGATTAGACGGAGCTGAAACCCGATTCGAGGAGCGCCGAAGGCGGCGACCGGAGAAGAGCTACTAGGTGGTCGGAGGAATAGGGATTGAGCTGGGACAGAGGACATGCACTACCGGGGTTTTTTTttggagggggggaggggggtgtgCTACTTTTTTTTTACCACAACTAGACTTTATTTCTCAAATAGTAGACATGTCATTTGCAAGCAGATGAGAAATAAAAATCAGGGTCTCATCATTCCAAGAACTAGAGAGTCCAGTAGTAAAAGAGTTCTTTGCGATATTTCAGCATCTCCTTCCTCCCCCGAccccgcgcccgcgccgcctccccggggggcggccggggcggctccccccgctcgcctctccttcctcctcccccgtgcccctcccccccgccgccgccggcggcgcccCTGGATCTGGCCgggcgggctggcggcggcgggctcTCCCTTACCCCACGCGCGCACCTCCTGACCCGGGGGCAGGGGTGGCGGCGGGTGCCCCTCGGCCGGCGGCGGCCCGGAGGCCTAGAGGTGGCTGGCGGCGGCCCGTCGTGGTGGTGGCGCCGTCCTTTGGCGGCGGGGCGGCCTGGTTGCGCAGGGTGGCCGGCGGCGCGtcctcggcccagatctgggcccttagggccccatctgggtcctagcgggctGGTCCCTGGGCGTAGCCTCGTTGTCTGCggcgcggtgaggaggaagagCGGCTCGGATTGGGGCGGCGGCACCGCCggcgtgccggcagcagcgcgaaggcgggagctttGCGAGCCCATGAGGGCTTGGCCGGGCCGGTGGGCCCACGGGCCTGGTGTGCTCCCgctattgcgtccggacggctaccgtAGCGGACGGTGGAGGTGGGCccctcccgcgtgccgatggtgctgatgccctagtcccggctctgattcTTCGTCGTGCTATCCtcacttcgcggtgccgtggtgagacggcgtgggggcctCAAGACCGCGTTGGTGCACGatggtggttggtttggtggcaggctccggggcacccgaggtgcgggttgggatcgggggaaacccctgtcggcatGGCCAACGCCGGcgcggtggcgcctgtgggtgccACCTGACCTTCCGGGAGGGTGTCGGAGCTACCCTTCCcctcgcctcgtcgtgtaccgggggaaacccttagcagcagcgtcgtcatcgtcgcgatccttcttggaggtgttgataggtgccggcgcttcggagtcttggagtCTAGTGGAAGATCCTAGTGGGCGCTgcgatcgcgaggcttcttcgttttgttgatccgccgttttcggcatttgtttcttttgcttttctctgtcgtttcttttgggcgtgactgtgctgcttccgccccagcacctatccatgtatggttcggttggttgctttgtatacaaagcggggggaacccTTTTTCGAAAAAGAGAAAGAGTTCTTTGCTAATACATCTGCCACCTGATTGGCCTCTCTATAACAATGTTTGAACAGGGCCGGCCCTATGTTTCGGGAGGCCCTAGGCGAACTCGACGACATGGGCCTCTATGTCCTAAGTCCTAAGACATGTATATGTATGCGTGTGTTATATATATAACTTATTAAAAGTAACTTTCATTCACACATCTTTAGTTTAAAATATGAGTATAATAATTCAAATGACTCCATCGTGAACAATAATAACCAAATTTGAACCGACTCCATAAAAAACAATGGTACTAAAAAGATCGCAAAATGAAACTAACATGACATGACTACCTCAAATAAGAACGAAATTAGACGGCGAGCCGACGGCGAGGCGGCAAGGGCCAAGGCGCCAGGCGCCGAGCAAGTGAGAAGGCCGACGGGCGGGTGAGGGCGACGAACCTACAAAGGAAACGTCGAAACAAGCGTGAGTCACGGCGCCGCTTCGCCTACGCGTATCCATCAGCGATCGCTAGCTAGCTATATCTGGGCCGCCTAGCCAATCCTATTTCTTTTCTTTAATTCTTTTGTAATTTTTACTTGCTTTTTGCTGGGCTATAGTATATGTATATACTCCATCATGTGCCCCCTCCCCCCCTCGCCTGGGCCCTGGGCCGTCGCCCCGTCGCCCatgccccagggccggccctgtgttTGAAGGAAATGGACGCAAAGTCTATCATAAGCTGTTTACACTCTGTAATGATAGCTACCTCCAGGCTTAGGTAATCATCAAATTGGTTCATCGAGCCCTAAGGGGTTGTGTGCTACTATTAGAGGAAGAAGATGATTCGACCATTCATTTTTATCTAACAACTTTTTTTACCGTTCATTTGCAGATCGATTGAAACTGGAAATATTTTCATTTGACTAATGTTGGGCCTCCACGGTCATTCACTAATGAGGAGGTGAAAATGACAGTGAATAACCATGGAGGCCCTCCACGGTCATTCAATGAGGGGGTGAAAATGAGAGTGAATAATCGTGAAGGCCCAGAACTGCTTAACGTTTGGTTCCTCCAAGCATATATGCAGTTCTGTTTTAGAAAACCGATTGTCATTAGTAATTTAATGTTTGATTTATTTTGCCTGCTGTCATGAATTAAACATTTATGCGACAAATTTGAGAAATTGGCTGATCCCATGTGACTTTACAAGAAAGCGCTAAAATAATTCCCAAACTCATGAGGTACATATAAACATGGACAAATTGTTAGGATATTTTCTAATAAAAACTACATAGTTACAATATCCCACAACTTCTTTTGTGATTTTCCCAGACACAATATTTATAGACAAATTTATCTATACAAGAATGCCTTGGATTATAAGAATGAATAAATTTTGAATTATAATAATATAATTGTAAGTTGACTTGTATATATTCGCAAAAACAGTTGACTTATATTAAAATGTCGACGACTTGTTTTCCGTATACAGTATACACAAACAGCAAACAATATTTTGTGGTGTTTCATTCCAAACTTTTGAACTATGATTTACAATTTTTCATGAATCTCAAAATTTAAAGTTCTCTTTCTGTATGGAAATTTGAAGCCTCTTACAAATGGGGCATGCCGACCTCTTTTCTTTACCATGTATCTTATGTACTTTACTAATCACGTGAGGACCTTACAACATATCGAAGAAACTAAAAAGAAACTCGACCAATCCAATCGTGGACATGGAGTTTCTGCTCTCAAGCTCAAATGCACCCATGTGAGCAGTAAGATCAATTTTTTTAGTAAAAACATTAAAAAACAATCTGAATTTTTTGGCAACAAACATTATTTAATGTTCTATATACGTGCCACCATGAAGAAAAACATTCCTAATGCGATGGAAAAAATATCAGTGCTCAGAAAACTATTTCTGAAAGCATTTTGtaatgctgaatctgttatttttgcCGACGCCTCCATGAATGTGATTTCATCATCAAATTTTAAGTGCATGCAGAAAATTAAACAATGTCTGTTGTAACAAAATCGTTCTTTTATTCTTTTCTATCTTTTTGGATTTTACTATTCATGCAGGAGCATTTGAGCTCAAGATTAGAAGGACACTTTCAGACAACCGTCCCTTTTTGTCGACCCTGGTGGCGTTGGAGGCACTGTTTCCTTCAATTCCCAATAAATAACATGATCTTCAGCTATCATTTGTTCAATTTGGTTGTTCATTGAATCACGAAGTTGTGCACGAGCTAGGTTTGTAGAACCATGTCCAAGAAAAAACCCGTGTCCGCTATGGCTAGCCTACTACTAATTATATTGGATTATTGAACGCATGATGATTATTTGAGTTGGACGTGCTGGCTACCATACGCGCTGATCGATCTAATGTTGTGTGGGGTATTTATCGCGCTAAAGAAACGACAAGTTAGTCTAATAACCCATCACAGGAATTATTGTGCAGCTAGCTAAGCTATACGTTAATTATTTGGTCAATGTTGCGCCTAGCTAGCTTGTGTGTGTGCACGCCACCGTGGTTCGACACATCAACTAGACTAGATTATGTCGTATAAGGGGCGCCTTACCAATAGTAATTTTTAATAGAAGGGACGCCTTACTACTAGTTATTAATTAATTGTTGtactttctttatttttatttactccgcatattagctttgACTAAAGTCAAATTTATAAAGTTTGATTAAGTttgcagaaaatgatataaacattTACAATAACAGATCTACATTATGTGAGAATACATGCAATTGAATTGATTGATGGTGTATATGTCAATATATTTTTCTACAAACTAAATTTTTTTTCGCGAATATGCAAAGGTTGTgtatcttttcattgatagaaAGAAGAGTTATACAGTATGAGATTACGAGCCAGTTTTTTTTGgcgattctcccagaatcgcccccctccccagcttctcccagaatcgtcactccatattttttttacaatcctatctagttaaggtctaattagttAGGATTGTAAAAAACATATGGAGTGGTGATTTTGGGAGAAGCTGGGGAGAGGGGCGATTCTGATagaatcgcccaaaagaactggccataCACTCGCTAAGCCATGTACGCATGAAGGCATGGTATAGAGTGCAGAACAAACAGATGGGGTTGCTCATCCCCTAGACCAATGGAGCTAACTCTCCGGGATGATATTTTGGATCCCGGTGGCGCCGACTTTCGCCCAAAGGCACACCTCATCTTTGATGATGGAGGAGAGCAGGGTGACCGAAAGTTGATCACCGTTGAAGATGGAGTTgttccgatgcttccagaga
The Triticum dicoccoides isolate Atlit2015 ecotype Zavitan chromosome 3A, WEW_v2.0, whole genome shotgun sequence genome window above contains:
- the LOC119271228 gene encoding uncharacterized protein LOC119271228, with protein sequence MGNSLRCCLACVLPCGALDLVRIVHLSGRVDEYGRAVLAGEVLAAHPNHVLSRPCGSRQQGGPRIVIIVSPEAELERGEIYFLLPAASVPADAKKKTKTKREPSPGAAAEEGPRHHRHHRLHVRSKSEGSAATAAVEGRQQQQQQHRRRMSTGSHATSWHPHLARIAEDP